AGTATATTTGGTGATGTGTCATATCATAGAGTCTATTTAATGCCTTTGTAATAGACTACCGGTCAAGCCGGTGCTGGGGTCGTGAGATGTGTTGCACTTTCGGATACCTATCATGAACtgactcaatgaaaccgagtctgctgttaatTCGCTCTGTGGCATTCTACAGACAGGGGATCCGAATTTACGGGCGCCAACACATTACAGATACTGTAATAAGTAAATCTGGACCaaattgttcgaaactttaacgagCTGTTAAAGTAATCGacagttaaattttgattcaaaatactagtcttggttgGAAACACTAGTACGATATTAtagttttactgtaaagacattttgGTGTTCATAATCATTTGCTCATACctttgtttttcaaagttttctaaaatgtcgaaatataactCTTAAAGTTAATTAACTGTTAgtttaatcgcctgttaaagttttgaacaactgggcccagactGTCAAGCTGAATTTGCTTTGTTGCGTCCTTTGCCTCCAAGGGATTTTCTTAGAGAATTGTCTTGATACACAAGGTGATAAGAGTCGAGCTTCTTGAAAAATATCAAgggaaatgttcaaataatttgcagctagaaatagaaaatattaccTTTCTGTAGTatccaataaaatctgtaagaagatcctttagaagcatagaatacaactaagcaaaataaaGCAAACTCGCttttcattgagtctgttcatgagagaaagTGCACCgtagcacaggcttaagcggaactctattacaatgTATTGACTTACCCTAAAAGTATTTTCCAATTTTGTCGGAATAATACCGTAAAAACAGAATACGAAGGACCTACATCTCGCGATAATTCATCCTCGGATAAATGTTCCCCAGTAGTATAGATCAAATTCAAgaaggataccatttttacaattttgcgaaTGTTAAACTTCGCAAACATACTCAAACTTTTAAATTTGAGAAAtattgacccagcgaaaatatgtgcttttacggTATTTTATCAGTCAATTATTCTATTTAGCGAGACTACCCGTTTTTATTTAGTTGGACTTTTAGTGTCTTTCTATcaaagaaattgtatttttgtagaaaatttttgCTAATCATTTGGAaggaaaataattcagacatcaTATAATTTATTGGAAAAACTGGGCGACTTGAAGAGCACAATGTTATTCTGTGATAGAGCGAATGTACATGTTTCAATGCAAAGCTAAGAACAAATAATTAGATATGTATCGTGCAATAAATAAGGCAGTTTTTTTACAATCACATTTATGACATACCAGAAGTTccaaataatcttttttttatagattttattatatggttcttaagttatgtattttcatatattttgataCGAACTTTTCCGTATTTTACACAGTGCAATGTCTTGATACTATTCCATGTTATGTGAACACCTGACTGCATATTATGTatcatggggcctccgtggccgagtggttaagatcgctgacttcaaattacttgcccctcatcgatgtgggttcgaaccttaatcagggtgtaaaattcttcatgtgaggaagccagctggcttacggaaggtcggtggtgtCCGCTTgtgctgaaataatgcacggatggcacctggagtcttcctccaccaccaaactAGAAAGTTGTAGTGTGaccaaaattgtgtcggtgcgacgtgaaactcaacataataaattaataaattatatgtatCTCTTTGTCATTGACAATTATGAATGAAAGTATAAAGAACTGAAAAATATAACTGAAGTCTTTATTATGACATACATGAATTAGCAATAGATATCAGTTTATTGACAaaacaatacatttgtatttcatataaatggagCAAAGATTATTCAAGAATATAAACTTTTATGTGTTAAGCAGGGTAACACATCAATGAAAACGTTTACACCGTATTAAACAACGTTCAACAATCAAAACACTCTATTACCTGTTCAAAGTGAAGACTTATTGCAAGATCAGTTCTACACCCCTGTCAGCGTATTCTTCTTCATTTGTCATTTTCACCATCTTTCATATTATATGAAAAGAcctttaattcatttattttatagaatataacAAACAGTCCTTCCTCCCAAGTCAAAATCATTAAGTAATCATCTGTATATATATGATTAACCATATACTACTTATTTTTCATTACTGCCAtgatcagactcaatcaaaccgagtctgcaattttcaatgtttgttctcggtgcttccaatctactttccagattttattattatgttctacttgtttgataaaataaaaaacattctgcCATATATACAATTGTTTTTGGCCAATAACCTTCAATGAATGCTAGCGTGCAATACATGAATGTAATATGTTCCATAATACAATTCCATTCTTGACTAACCTAGAAAATTTACCGAAACAATATTAACCATTGGCCGATGACAAATTGAATATGTCAATACAACAAACACTCTTTGGAATGTGACATTTCTAGTAATATtgcaatgaaatataaataaagtaatattttgtcaacattattaaaaactttttctCATTTCACATGACCTAAACGGCACACTTGCAAAACGAGCATATTTTAactttacatgtttgttttgtaaatatgtgttttaaaGAGTTACTAGTCAGCTTCCGATATGTCTGTAAACATCTTAAGATCAATAACAGTACAATTTCTGTCACTTAATGATATTTGACAAATTTCGACTGAAAAAGAGTAGTTTAACTACTAATGAAAAAAATTCAAGAATACGTGATTTGTTAAGGAAGCTGAATACCATTTGATATTTTCGAGGAAATCTATAAAGCTGAATATTTCTAAAAGCATATATATAAGGTAAGTTATCGTTCGCCTGTGTTTACTTTTTCAAAACGTTTTTGAGTTTTACCCAGAACAGTTGCTGACCAGCAACATCCTCTGTCCATTCTATATACGTCGTCGtatcaaacaaaacttttaaggAGTGATTCATATTTCTTCCATCAATATTCTCTAAAAGAATGACTACTAGTTCCGTTTCATCTTTGATTAGTTTAGAATGTGAAACTTTCAGTTCAAACATACACCATTCACTACGCGCAAATCCATTGGTTAGAACAAGAATGATCTTTTCACTTTTGTCTATATTGGTAACAATGTTGTCATTTATAAAAGCACCCGGTTGAAAGTCCCTTTCATGAATACATAATTTTAAGCCTTCTTCTTCTTCAAGGACAGGTAGCAGTCTGCGACGTACCCAAGCCGAATCCTCGGCCTCGTATCCAACAAAAGCATCATACACAAAGTTATGTCCATTGATGTTCTGATAATTCCTCCTCTTTCTTAACAAAAAGATGTAATGTTTAATATTCCATCTGTTTCTATAAAGTATAAGTACGGTAATACCTATAACAATAACACAAGGAGAGGCAATAATAGCGACCCATATCCATGGACTCCATGGGTGACATTCTTTGTACGTGAAAGATATATCAGACAGTCGTAATTTAGACTTTTCGACTGGAAGTGAACAAACGTATTCCTGTGGATATCTTGTGATAATTCTCTTTTCCTTACTATGCATTGTTCTCATCCATTTGATTAGCCATTCCAGATTACAGTCACATACAAAAGGATTTTGACTCAGGTCTAGTGAATGTAAATTATTCAGAAGTGACATTGGTAGGGCCGACTCTTGTATAACTGCGATTGCATTATACCTTAAACTGAGATACCTCAAATGCTTGTAGTTCTTAAATGTTTCATCACTTAATGTTGTTATTCGATTCGACGAAAGATCGAATTTGATCACATTTCTCATATGAATCAAGATGACTTTTGGATCCTGCGAAATCAGACATTTAAAACACTTAAACGAACTGATGTTAGCAAGTGGAGACAATAATGTTGAGAATTGCTGGTTAGTTAATAGAAGCATGCTCATAGACCCCAAACGTAAACTTTTCAAATTTGGCAAAAATCTAAATGTGTCAGTGAAAGATTCAAACACTTCTGTCGCAGGTCTAGTATATTCAATATGTAACATTTTAAGTGATGTTGATTTGAATGCTAATCGCTCGACTGTCAGATAGTTTGCGCGTAAAAATCTAAGCTGCAGTATTTCAAGGTTTGGTAATTTTGACAATAGGTTGTTTGGTAATATTTTTATCGGGTTTCGACCAAATTCTAGTGTTTTTAACttcattaaacatttaaaattgtcGAAACCAATTTCTGTTATATCGTTACCTTGAACAGTGAGATT
This is a stretch of genomic DNA from Mercenaria mercenaria strain notata chromosome 4, MADL_Memer_1, whole genome shotgun sequence. It encodes these proteins:
- the LOC128556149 gene encoding toll-like receptor 13, which codes for MMTEGTLSFLLFLVMCMVTESISTEGKKECRERIIHNQNVLNCSHRSLSYIPKTEKHVMDLIFNFNDLRNISSETFGNISDPDSLISLELDHNNIQNVSRRALDKFQNLKNLHLSHNPIYYVNMKNMLGDLSNLKFLSKLVMNEISTITIQKDLFSLMKTNQIKTLEISHYNMKTLSMDFIENFNSLTALYLNSNQIENIKLSLSKHLKHLYLNYNKLKSFPDFSICGTEKDCYFPNLENLTVQGNDITEIGFDNFKCLMKLKTLEFGRNPIKILPNNLLSKLPNLEILQLRFLRANYLTVERLAFKSTSLKMLHIEYTRPATEVFESFTDTFRFLPNLKSLRLGSMSMLLLTNQQFSTLLSPLANISSFKCFKCLISQDPKVILIHMRNVIKFDLSSNRITTLSDETFKNYKHLRYLSLRYNAIAVIQESALPMSLLNNLHSLDLSQNPFVCDCNLEWLIKWMRTMHSKEKRIITRYPQEYVCSLPVEKSKLRLSDISFTYKECHPWSPWIWVAIIASPCVIVIGITVLILYRNRWNIKHYIFLLRKRRNYQNINGHNFVYDAFVGYEAEDSAWVRRRLLPVLEEEEGLKLCIHERDFQPGAFINDNIVTNIDKSEKIILVLTNGFARSEWCMFELKVSHSKLIKDETELVVILLENIDGRNMNHSLKVLFDTTTYIEWTEDVAGQQLFWVKLKNVLKK